A region from the Ciconia boyciana chromosome 1, ASM3463844v1, whole genome shotgun sequence genome encodes:
- the SVOPL gene encoding putative transporter SVOPL — MVFFGYMVFSIVLGLLADRYGRWKILLLSFLWAAYFSLLTSFAPSYIWFVFLRAMVGGGVSGHAQGLIIKTEFLPTKYRGYMLPLSQVFWLAGSLLIIGLASVVNPTIGWRWLIRIASIPGILLILVFKFIPESARYNVSTGNVAAALATLRRIAEMNGAAMPEGVLREPAKERRGRFKDLIHPKYLRTTLQIWIIWLGIAFAYYGVILASAELLEQDLVCGSTAPRVQDPGDDAEESHSPCHCHLFGPAAYQIMLISTVGEIALNPLNILGINFLGRRLSLCITMGCTALFFLLLNICTSSTGMTGFLFMLRALVSANFNTIYIYTAEVYPTTMRALGMGTSGSLCRVGAMVAPFISQVLMSASFLGALCLFSSVCVVCAISAFTLPIETKGRALQVGIATPGAPVCLNAI; from the exons ATGGTGTTTTTTGGCTACATGGTCTTCAGCATAGTGCTCGGGCTCCTGGCCGACAGGTATGGCCGCTGGAAG ATTCTGCTGCTCTCGTTCCTCTGGGCAGCCTATTTCTCCCTGCTGACATCATTTGCCCCGTCATACATCTGGTTCGTGTTCCTGCGGGCCATGGTAGGAGGTGGCGTGTCGGGCCACGCGCAAGG GCTTATCATAAAAACGGAATTTTTGCCCACCAAATACCGAGGATACATGTTGCCTTTATCTCAG GTGTTTTGGTTGGCAGGATCCCTGCTAATCATTGGCCTGGCATCGGTGGTGAACCCAACCATCGGCTGGCGGTGGCTGATCAGAATCGCATCCATCCCCGGCATCCTTCTCATCCTGGTGTTCAAG TTCATCCCAGAGTCGGCACGGTACAACGTGTCCACAGGAAACGTGGCGGCTGCCCTGGCCACGCTGCGGAGGATAGCCGAGATGAACGGGGCGGCAATGCCCGAGGGGGTGCTGAGGGAGCCCGCCAAG gaaaggagaggaagattCAAGGACCTCATCCACCCCAAGTACCTCAGAACCACTTTGCAGATATGGATCATATg GCTTGGCATAGCTTTCGCTTATTACGGTGTCATCTTGGCCAGCGCTGAGTTACTGGAGCAGGACCTTGTCTGCGGCTCCACAGCACCACGGGTCCAGGACCCTGGCGATGATGCCGAGGAGAGCCACAGCCCCTGCCACTGCCACTTGTTCGGGCCTGCTGCCTACCAGATCATGCTCATCAGCACAGTCGGAGAGATCGCAC taaATCCTTTGAACATTCTCGGCATCAATTTCCTCGGAAGACGCCTGAGCCTGTGTATCACCATGGGATGTACAGCActattctttcttctccttaatATCTGCACCTCAAG CACAGGCATGACTGGGTTTCTCTTCATGCTGCGTGCCTTGGTTTCAGCAAACTTCAACACCATCTACATTTACACAGCAGAG GTTTACCCCACCACAATGCGAGCCCTGGGGATGGGAACAAGTGGGTCCTTGTGCCGTGTTGGAGCTATGGTGGCCCCATTTATATCACAA GTTCTTATGAGTGCTTCCTTCCTTGGGGCCCTGTGCCTTTTCTCATCTGTGTGCGTCGTGTGTGCAATCTCTGCCTTCACACTGCCCATCGAGACCAAGGGCAGGGCACTGCAGGTTGGTATTGCCACTCCAGGAGCTCCTGTGTGTCTAAATGCTATTTAG